A single window of Oncorhynchus keta strain PuntledgeMale-10-30-2019 chromosome 34, Oket_V2, whole genome shotgun sequence DNA harbors:
- the LOC118367016 gene encoding pyridoxal kinase-like: MECRVLSVQSHVVRGYVGNKSATFPLQVLGFEVDSINSVQFSNHTGYAHWKGQVLTADELNVLYEGIKLNNVNHYDYVLTGYTRDTSFLETVVDIVQELKRLNPKLVYVCDPVMGDQGSMYVPENILPVYRDKVVAVADILTPNQFEAELLTGRKISTEKDALEVMDLLHQMGPDMVVLTSTDLISPHGDQFLVALGSQKMVRADGTTSTQKIRMEMPKVDAVFVGTGDLFAAMLLAWTHHHPKDLKAACEKTVSVLHHVIKRTITYANKMAGPGKRPSPAQLELRMVQSKKDIEYPAIVVEAIVL, from the exons ATGGAGTGCCGTGTGTTGTCTGTTCAGAGTCATGTGGTCAGGGGATACGTCGGGAATAAATCGGCAACATTCCCATTGCAG GTGCTGGGGTTTGAAGTGGACTCCATCAACTCTGTGCAATTCTCCAATCACACAG GTTACGCTCATTGGAAAGGGCAAGTGCTGACGGCAGATGAGCTGAACGTTCTCTATGAGGGTATCAAACTCAATAACGTCAACCATTATGACTACGTCCTCACAG GGTACACCAGGGACACATCTTTCCTAGAGACGGTGGTGGACATTGTTCAGGAGCTGAAGAGGTTGAACCCAAAACTGGTGTACG tgtgtgatCCAGTGATGGGAGACCAAGGATCTATG TATGTGCCTGAGAATATACTGCCTGTTTACAGAGACAAAGTCGTAGCAGTGGCTGATATCCTCACACCCAACCAGTTTGAGGCAGA GCTGCTGACGGGGAGGAAGATCAGCACAGAAAAAGACGCTCTTGAG GTGATGGACCTGCTCCACCAGATGGGCCCTGATATGGTAGTCCTCACTAGTACAGACCTGATCTCTCCTCACGGGGACCAGTTCCTAGTGGCCCTTGGAAGCCAGAAGATGG TGAGAGCAGATGGGACTACGTCCACCCAGAAGATTCGGATGGAAATGCCCAAGGTGGATGCAGTGTTTGTGGGAACAGGAGACCTGTTCGCTGCCATGCTGCTGGCCTGGACCCACCACCACCCCAAAGACCTGAAG GCTGCCTGTGAGAAGACTGTCTCTGTCTTGCACCATGTTATCAAGAGGACCATTACCTATGCCAACA agATGGCCGGCCCTGGTAAGAGACCCAGCCCTGCTCAGTTGGAGCTGAGGATGGTCCAGAGCAAAAAGGACATTGAGTACCCGGCCATTGTAGTGGAGGCCATCGTCTTATAA